In Nymphaea colorata isolate Beijing-Zhang1983 chromosome 13, ASM883128v2, whole genome shotgun sequence, one DNA window encodes the following:
- the LOC116266820 gene encoding uncharacterized protein At4g10930 has translation MDCEVNEALMQDVSCLGTEEDVDHAAIGNGKCGICMDDVIDRGVLDCCNHWFCFTCVDNWATITNFCPLCKNEFKLITCIPVYDTIGGLKGEECTISRDDWCVQGKNNTLSFPSYYIDEDAVACLGDEGCKIQNGQLTAEDSFSLDTSVACDSCDVWYHAFCVGFDPNSSYGSSWLCPRCNVAEVLEKSDSISSEKSNKNFVSEVVSSLCPTETTLSGKLAVSVADAGETAIVISLVDGKELTDDGQNVASEILSDIEEKHDKALPIVLGTNNCGEFVPRPASCFLDDCGWSNLQSCGSVSTPTTEILNGYSCGAQENAHEKKMHVPADGQGTSFSLPLSEDLLLLSPSKSSQNTGEPEPNIHNLSKTLGPNFGASTVQDRQALDTESRINLNPGLMAEPYFRVHDKTCKNDEFEESSQKNLDDAGVGGKRMDKSRDVMQLNDQEEHSQTLRESETRTVHKKRIRSEGNSEMLKLNSEDDASGSDSSDRDSKRVTCLKSKKVRKTSVKEENLSDIMSLVKEVGPESLHELASPIRGARATKTKGNAAGFRIKKIMRRGIDDYEASELVQKIKKEVDDAVNDGALETAGKGDLLDLKLLTAFRAAIAKPSKEQDKKVFASLAKAKQSLLQKGKIRENLTRKLYGTANGRRRRAWDRDWEIEFWKHRCLHTNSEKVETLQSVLEQLRKNPESWSKELKIENMCDKEETNPILSRLYLADASVLPRKEDIKPLSALTTSSKDEPEKMNDSSNVSEPTGVTSAKMHKQSSTTLSHGTFSPSKARALSDKTHGGLAAQGAKTCSTSSSHNTHIMKEAQGTSGDVKADKRKWALAVLARKTAMTDRDKSGEVDEHYLHGNFPLLAQLPADMRPTLAPSRQSKVPTSIRQGQLNRLVEHYLKKANLHSIHRCAETELAVADALNVEKQIHGRSKSRIVYLNLCSQAISQNVAVGNSREEEPPSDVLVKVMEGSRDEVSCGHESDSVTQALRLAGLLSESPSNSPYRSSEDTDRKSDHAVKDGDYGCEDVLNLESRPEIDIYGDFDYDLDEDFMGLSEINSSLIMSRSQLDVSTDSKVKVVLSTLNHENHSMVTESIDAGGGTILDGEKVDKISLGPGSFEHVCLVKPEAHHDYLKLAVPRDNEGLSNSLLHGENTDPNEASNDLSVAEYEELYGRDEPEKIYGNKSTEYMKKCMGIQSAGEEIVHEKNQKCEQNILEVMLQTDNECYAENNVIETGGTIKGHTSRADNSPTHSMMSESAPKKCEASNQQTDQSPIHKKVEAYIKEHIRPLCKSGVITVEQYRWAVSKTTDKVMQYHCKAKSADFLIKEGPKVRKLAEQYVESAKQRCSRPSSLHGN, from the exons AGATGATTGGTGTGTTCAAGGGAAGAACAATACACTTTCATTTCCTTCATATTATATTGATGAAGAT GCAGTTGCATGTTTAGGAGATGAGGGTTGCAAGATACAAAATGGACAGTTAACAGCTGAAGACAGTTTTTCTCTTGATACATCAGTTGCTTGTGATTCATGTGATGTTTG GTATCATGCATTTTGTGTTGGATTTGATCCAAATAGCTCGTATGGAAGTTCATGGTTGTGTCCTAG GTGCAATGTTGCTGAAGTATTGGAAAAATCGGATTCAATTTCCAGCgagaaatcaaacaaaaatttcgTTTCAGAAGTTGTCAGTTCCTTATGCCCGACAGAAACGACCTTATCTGGAAAACTGGCAGTATCTGTTGCTGATGCTGGAGAAACTGCAATCGTCATTTCTCTGGTTGATGGAAAGGAGCTGACTGATGATGGCCAAAATGTTGCTAGTGAAATTCTATCAGATATTGAGGAGAAGCATGACAAAGCACTTCCCATTGTCTTAGGCACTAATAATTGTGGGGAATTTGTGCCTAGACCTGCATCGTGCTTTCTTGATGATTGTGGTTGGAGCAATCTTCAGAGCTGTGGCTCAGTTTCAACACCTACCACTGAAATTTTAAATGGTTATTCTTGTGGAGCGCAGGAAAATgcacatgaaaagaaaatgcatgttCCTGCTGATGGTCAAGGGACATCATTCTCCTTACCTTTATCTGAAGACTTGCTGTTGCTTTCACCTTCAAAATCTAGTCAAAATACAGGAGAGCCTGAGCCAAACATTCATAACTTGTCTAAAACACTAGGTCCAAATTTTGGTGCTTCCACTGTTCAGGATAGACAAGCACTGGATACAGAATCCAGGATTAATCTTAATCCAGGGTTGATGGCTGAACCCTATTTTCGAG TACATGATAAGACGTGCaaaaatgatgagtttgaagagTCCAGTCAGAAGAATCTTGATGATGCTGGTGTTGGTGGAAAGCGCATGGACAAATCCAG GGATGTCATGCAATTGAATGATCAGGAGGAACACAGTCAGACCCTCAGAGAAAGTGAGACAAGAACTGTCCATAAAAAGAGAATTAGGTCAGAGGGGAATTCGGAGATGCTAAAGTTGAATTCAGAGGATGATGCTTCTGGTTCAGACTCATCAGACAGAGACTCTAAGCGTGTTACTTgcttgaaaagcaaaaaagtaagaaaaactTCTGTTAAGGAAGAGAACTTGTCTGACATAATGAGTCTTGTTAAGGAGGTTGGTCCTGAGAGCCTCCATGAGCTTGCAAGCCCTATTCGTGGAGCCCGAGCTACAAAGACTAAGGGAAATGCTGCTGgttttagaataaaaaagatcatGCGAAGGGGCATAGATGATTATGAAGCATCTGAACTGGTACAGAAGATCAAAAAGGAAGTAGATGATGCTGTGAATGATGGAGCTTTGGAAACTGCTGGCAAAGGTGATCTGCTTGATTTGAAGCTTCTAACAGCATTCCGAGCAGCAATAGCAAAGCCGAGTAAGGAGCAAGACAAAAAGgtttttgcttctcttgcaaAAGCAAAGCAATCACTACTTCAAAAAGGAAAGATACGTGAGAATCTGACCCGGAAGTTATATGGAACAGCCAATGGACGGAGGCGGCGTGCATGGGACCGTGATTGGGAAATTGAATTCTGGAAACACAGGTGCTTGCACACCAACTCTGAGAAAGTGGAAACCCTGCAATCTGTTTTGGAGCAACTAAGAAAGAACCCTGAGTCTTGGTCGAAGgagttgaaaattgaaaatatgtgTGACAAAGAAGAGACTAATCCGATACTTTCTAGACTATATTTAGCTGATGCATCTGTCCTTCCAAGGAAGGAAGACATTAAGCCATTATCTGCATTAACAACATCAAGTAAGGATGAACCAGAGAAAATGAATGATTCAAGCAATGTTTCTGAGCCAACTGGAGTTACTTCAGCTAAAATGCACAAGCAATCTTCTACAACACTGTCACATGGCACCTTTTCTCCAAGCAAGGCAAGAGCCTTGTCAGACAAGACGCATGGAGGTCTAGCAGCACAAGGAGCAAAAACTTGTTCCACATCCAGTTCTCATAATACTCACATAATGAAAGAAGCACAAGGAACATCTGGTGATGTGAAGgctgacaaaagaaaatgggcTCTTGCAGTTCTTGCAAGAAAGACTGCTATGACTGATAGAGACAAAAGTGGAGAGGTAGATGAACACTATCTTCATGGAAACTTTCCATTACTG GCTCAGCTTCCTGCTGATATGAGACCCACATTGGCACCTAGCCGTCAAAGTAAAGTACCTACATCAATAAGGCAG GGGCAACTTAATCGACTAGTTGAGCActatctcaagaaagcaaaCCTACACAGTATTCATAGATGTGCAGAAACAGAGTTGGCTGTTGCAGATGCTCTTAAcgttgaaaaacaaatccatgGAAGATCAAAAAGCAGAATAGTATATTTGAATCTCTGCTCACAAGCTATCTCTCAGAATGTGGCAGTTGGTAACAGTAGAGAAGAGGAACCACCTTCTGATGTTCTTGTCAAAGTTATGGAAGGATCACGTGATGAAGTTTCTTGTGGTCATGAATCAGATAGTGTCACACAAGCATTGAGACTTGCTGGTCTTCTTTCTGAATCTCCATCAAATAGTCCATATCGGTCGTCTGAAGACACTGACAGAAAAAGTGATCATGCAGTGAAAGATGGAGATTATGGATGCGAAGATGTTCTAAACTTGGAATCTCGCCCTGAGATTGATATATATGGAGATTTTGACTATGACCTGGACGAAGATTTTATGGGTCTTTCTGAGATCAACAGCTCACTGATAATGTCCAGATCACAGCTTGATGTTAGTACAGATTCAAAAGTGAAGGTGGTACTCAGTACTCTCAATCATGAGAATCATTCTATGGTTACAGAATCTATAGATGCAGGGGGTGGTACAATTTTGGACGGTGAGAAAGTAGATAAAATAAGTTTAGGTCCAGGATCATTTGAACATGTCTGTTTGGTAAAACCTGAAGCGCATCATGATTATTTGAAGTTGGCAGTGCCTCGTGATAATGAAGGTCTCTCAAACTCACTGTTGCACGGGGAAAACACCGATCCAAATGAAGCAAGCAATGACCTTTCAGTGGCTGAATATGAAGAACTCTATGGCAGAGATGAGccagaaaaaatatatggaaacaAATCAACTGAGTATATGAAGAAATGTATGGGAATACAGTCTGCAGGTGAAGAAATtgttcatgagaaaaatcagaaatgcGAGCAAAATATTCTTGAAGTTATGCTTCAGACTGACAATGAATGCTATGCAGAGAATAATGTGATTGAAACTGGTGGTACTATAAAGGGGCATACTTCCAGGGCAGACAATTCACCAACTCACTCAATGATGAGCGAAAGTGCACCCAAAAAATGCGAGGCTTCCAATCAACAGACAGATCAAAGTCCTATCCACAAAAAA GTAGAGGCTTATATCAAAGAACACATTAGACCTCTCTGTAAGAGCGGTGTTATCACAGTTGAACAGTACAGGTGGGCAGTCAGTAAAACTACAGATAAAGTTATGCAGTACCATTGCAAGGCAAAGAGTGCTGATTTTCTCATTAAAGAAGGTCCTAAGGTGAGGAAGCTTGCAGAACAATATGTTGAATCCGCTAAACAACGGTGCAGCCGACCTTCATCTTTGCATGGTAACTGA
- the LOC116266896 gene encoding uncharacterized protein LOC116266896, translating into MEVLGSPFLERPNFCKFFKTGLNIPKQNRPAFTTFILNSLETKNQRIPILRSSSRRRNSLRRKLIGEGRLYRSDVLTQEIALHTGNKGIAGENLVDGDNDGRIANHNAEIGENDNLEDDSQSSMSELVSKLENWASQYKEDIEYWGIGSSPIFTVYHDSDGNIQEVRVNEDEILERHKFQSPSTSGNEGSFGVYQKILRARSIAKDIKAGNHRISKHSSIVQFMLKESAEISSVAHPVADLVLDRHSFSKISRFAFAFLCGYLVFDIARKFLWRRDQKTEELKGLDKEMLARKIKARREREKMEKGSVEVVESEDFGEPVGFTVRPQLDKEEVLKTILSTKTSQKNLLVSDVAEVSTKKGHFNDRIMEIQRMARDVRVVEKQDASSFMDGREKDHVPNHSGNLESQRLQTTSVVDDELDGNGYIEVVSDSDETMAKEVPWGNGKHVIGEIGQGIDKNPSGSSEYGILEISIDGDSGKNDLWTSTSCEVIDQDQDVLEHNEAMKDMKHGVDEIEAHKTAPGNLLISDKKFDGGRPRIIMSVEEANKYLLRRRGDPNDRIGDMSYGDSNQSETLVVRPDSGGERLNAHVRMPSWDSSGACIDEASKIIESSDTTFSGSSDRVIEKEESDSLASQANEVHEKSIEYLKPTVKGAEDIEDTDQSLQPPSSFSLSSIDADESKTKKLQSHNENWIEANFEKFEPIITKMGVGFKNNYMLAKERGEDELTLAPDVSNPSSVEEEDELEWMKDDALREIVFKVRENEMAGRDPFYLMDVEDQDKFFKGLEKKVDKANSKLLALHEWIHSRVENLDYGADGISIYDPPEKVMPRWKGPVVDKDPEFLKEFNRIRREILGDKMGTLSKEKLDNWLNDLEKMDSSASSNTVPSSPVVSTSSSDGLNKVNHKTVIESSDGSMRPGTKSGKEYWQHTKKWSEKFLQVYNAETDPEVKAIMRDMGKDLDKWITPKEIQEAADLRDRHIPKKKKRYIEKKLAQLKRECERFGPQAVADKYREYADEKQEDCLWWLDLPFVLCIELYMSGEGYDRIGFYSLEMGADFELDPKQYHVVAFEDRMDARHFCYIVQTHMEIIGNGHAFVIARPPKDAFREARANGFSVTVIKKGELQLNIDRTLEEVESEIVEIGSKMYYDKYIRENEVSMEGIWKGLFKGGKTKKRPMRTLTKSIKGSG; encoded by the exons ATGGAAGTTCTCGGCTCTCCCTTCCTCGAGAGACCAAACTTCTGCAAGTTCTTCAAGACTGGACTCAACATTCCCAAGCAGAACCGTCCAGCCTTTACAACCTTCATCCTGAATTCGCTGGAAACTAAGAATCAACGGATACCCATTTTGCGTAGCTCTTCAAGACGTCGTAATTCGTTGAGGAGGAAGCTCATCGGGGAGGGCAGGTTATATAGGTCAGATGTTCTTACTCAGGAGATTGCTTTACATACTGGTAATAAAGGTATTGCGGGTGAGAATCTAGTCGATGGTGATAATGACGGTAGAATTGCAAACCATAATGCAGAAATAGGTGAAAATGATAATTTGGAAGATGATAGTCAATCGAGCATGTCTGAACTCGTGAGTAAATTGGAGAATTGGGCATCTCAATATAAGGAAGACATTGAGTATTGGGGCATTGGTTCCAGCCCAATTTTTACGGTTTATCATGATTCGGATGGAAACATACAAGAAGTTAGAGTGAATGAGGATGAAATTCTTGAGAGGCACAAGTTTCAATCTCCATCAACGTCTGGAAATGAAGGTTCTTTCGGTGTCTATCAGAAAATATTGCGAGCAAGGTCTATTGCCAAAGATATCAAGGCAGGGAACCACAGAATCTCAAAACACAGTTCAATTGTGCAGTTTATGCTTAAGGAATCTGCGGAAATTTCTTCAGTTGCGCATCCTGTTGCAGATTTAGTTCTTGACAGGCACTCCTTTTCGAAGATATCGCGGTTCGCATTTGCATTTTTGTGTGGTTATCTGGTGTTTGACATAGCCAGAAAGTTCCTTTGGCGTCGGGATCAGAAAACAGAGGAATTGAAGGGTCTCGACAAGGAAATGTTAGCGAGAAAGATAAAAgcaagaagggaaagagagaagatgGAGAAAGGAAGTGTCGAAGTTGTCGAGAGCGAGGACTTTGGAGAACCTGTTGGGTTCACTGTGAGGCCACAATTAGATAAAGAAGAAGTTCTGAAGACAATTTTGAGCACAAAGACTTCTCAAAAAAACTTGTTGGTCTCTGATGTTGCTGAAGTTTCAACGAAAAAGGGCCATTTTAATGATAGAATTATGGAGATACAGCGCATGGCAAGGGACGTGCGCGTGGTTGAAAAACAAGATGCTTCCTCCTTCATGgatggaagagagaaagatcaTGTACCTAATCATTCTGGAAATTTGGAAAGCCAGAGACTTCAAACTACCTCCGTAGTTGATGATGAGCTAGATGGAAATGGTTACATTGAAGTAGTATCTGATTCGGATGAAACTATGGCGAAGGAAGTACCCTGGGGGAATGGAAAACATGTAATTGGTGAAATTGGCCAGGGCATTGATAAGAACCCTTCTGGTAGCTCAGAGTACGGAATCTTGGAAATTTCGATTGATGGAGATTCGGGTAAAAATGATTTATGGACGTCTACATCTTGCGAAGTCATTGATCAAGATCAAGACGTTTTGGAACATAATGAAGCGATGAAGGATATGAAGCACGGAGTTGACGAAATAGAAGCTCATAAGACTGCACCTGGCAATTTGCTCATTTCAGATAAGAAGTTTGATGGAGGGAGACCTAGAATTATTATGTCAGTTGAAGAAGCAAATAAATACCTTCTAAGAAGACGTGGTGATCCGAATGACAGGATTGGGGACATGAGCTATGGTGATAGTAATCAATCTGAAACTCTGGTGGTACGACCTGACTCTGGAGGTGAAAGGTTGAATGCCCATGTACGTATGCCTTCATGGGACTCGTCTGGTGCGTGCATAGACGAGGCAAGTAAAATCATTGAATCATCTGATACAACCTTCTCAGGTTCATCTGATCGTgtcattgaaaaagaagagtcaGATAGTCTAGCATCACAAGCTAATGAAGTTCATGAAAAATCTATTGAATATCTGAAACCAACTGTAAAGGGTGCAGAAGATATTGAAGATACAGATCAGAGTCTCCAGCCAccgtcttcattttctttatcttcCATTGATGCTGATGAAAGTAAAACTAAGAAGTTGCAAAGCCACAATGaaaattggattgaagcaaATTTTGAGAAGTTTGAgccaattatcacaaaaatggGGGTCGGTTTCAAAAATAATTATATGTTAGCAAAAGAAAGAGGGGAAGATGAGCTGACTTTAGCACCTGACGTGAGCAATCCCAGTTCtgtggaggaagaagatgagctTGAATGGATGAAAGATGACGCGCTGAGAGAAATTGTCTTCAAGGTGAGAGAGAATGAGATGGCTGGTAGAGATCCTTTTTACTTGATGGATGTGGAAGACCAGGATAAATTCTTCAAAGGGCTTGAGAAAAAGGTTGACAAAGCAAATTCAAAGCTGTTGGCTTTGCATGAATGGATCCACTCAAGGGTCGAAAACTTGGACTACGGAGCAG ATGGTATAAGCATCTATGATCCACCAGAGAAGGTCATGCCTAGATGGAAGGGCCCTGTGGTTGATAAGGATCCTGAATTTCTTAAGGAATTCAATAGAATACGAAGAGAAATACTGGGAGATAAGATGGGGACGCTGTCAAAAGAAAAGTTGGATAACTGGTTGAACGATTTGGAGAAGATGGATTCATCAGCATCTTCTAACACCGTTCCATCTTCACCTGTTGTCAGCACTAGTTCATCTGATGGTTTGAATAAAGTAAACCACAAGACAGTAATCGAGAGCAGTGATGGTTCCATGAGACCTGGAACAAAGTCAGGCAAGGAATATTGGCAGCACACGAAGAAGTGGTCCGAAAAATTTCTCCAAGTCTATAATGCAGAGACCGACCCTGAGGTGAAAGCCATTATGAGGGACATGGGAAAGGATCTGGACAAGTGGATTACTCCTAAAGAAATTCAAGAAGCTGCTGACTTAAGAGACAGACACattccaaagaagaaaaagagatatatTGAGAAGAAGTTGGCACAGTTAAAAAGAGAGTGTGAAAGGTTTGGTCCTCAAGCAGTGGCTGATAAGTATAGGGAGTATGCAGATGAGAAACAGGAAGATTGTTTATGGTGGTTAGATCTTCCATTTGTACTG TGCATTGAACTATATATGAGTGGTGAGGGATATGACCGGATAGGGTTCTATTCATTGGAGATGGGTGCGGATTTTGAGTTGGATCCAAAGCAATATCATGTGGTTGCATTTGAGGACCGTATGGATGCAAGACACTTCTGCTACATCGTTCAGACCCACATGGAGATCATTGGAAACGGTCATGCATTTGTCATTGCCAGACCACCTAAG GATGCATTTCGAGAAGCCAGAGCAAATGGCTTCAGTGTAACGGTAATAAAGAAAGGAGAGCTCCAGCTTAATATCGATAGGACACTGGAAGAAGTGGAAAGTGAAATCGTTGAAATTGGAAGCAAGATGTACTATGATAAGTATATACGTGAAAATGAGGTCAGCATGGAAGGCATTTGGAAAGGATTATTCAAAGGTGGAAAGACTAAGAAAAG GCCGATGCGGACCTTGACGAAGTCCATCAAGGGGAGTGGGTAA
- the LOC116267049 gene encoding extensin-like: MEGVPTGSQLPAGVVNPSPRLPTGASLFPSGGSGEPAAPSSHHQVGLPTGEQMRAPCTARGASSASGPAGAQGELRQTSPAGGGAKDVASNPPQLVGQNLAAPPSVRPPPISLLSVDVCGPRGSRPPPPFTHHRSIEQASPPAESHTIGMGIRSAMWQMPVVSSPGGCGVGTAASNGDTFTFSPPAFVKVPVPPPLEWAPPASGPKATGSRRPPLLPFRQDGAAAVCAALQPSSLPLPPLFEAKRGHHEQRLELPLEALVGVVRFLLGPVQAKPGFGTGSGLYHPIHRYKSPDLNPNQSFPSLETRFESRMPLYHIQACVSSLTPPPEPPP; the protein is encoded by the coding sequence ATGGAAGGAGTTCCTACTGGAAGTCAGTTACCAGCAGGTGTAGTGAATCCGTCGCCCAGGCTCCCTACAGGAGCTTCACTATTTCCATCTGGAGGAAGCGGAGAACCAGCCGCGCCCTCCTCCCATCATCAAGTTGGTCTGCCCACCGGCGAGCAAATGAGGGCACCATGTACGGCGAGGGGAGCATCGTCGGCATCAGGTCCTGCCGGTGCGCAGGGTGAGCTACGGCAGACATCTCCAGCCGGTGGAGGTGCAAAGGACGTCGCCAGCAATCCTCCTCAACTAGTGGGGCAAAATCTGGCGGCGCCTCCGTCCGTTCGGCCGCCGCCTATCTCTCTGCTTTCCGTTGACGTTTGTGGACCTAGGGGGAGTCGCCCGCCACCGCCGTTCACCCACCATCGCTCGATCGAACAGGCGTCGCCTCCAGCAGAAAGCCATACCATCGGCATGGGTATTCGGTCGGCGATGTGGCAGATGCCGGTGGTTTCGTCTCCCGGTGGGTGTGGTGTGGGAACCGCAGCCAGCAACGGCGACACCTTCACGTTTTCGCCTCCTGCTTTTGTGAAGGTCCCGGTTCCCCCGCCTCTCGAATGGGCGCCGCCCGCTAGCGGACCGAAGGCGACAGGTAGCCGCCGTCCACCTCTTCTCCCATTCAGACAAGATGGGGCGGCGGCGGTGTGCGCCGCTCTTCAGCCCTCTAGTTTGCCCCTTCCACCCCTGTTTGAGGCGAAAAGGGGTCACCATGAGCAGCGCCTTGAGCTGCCGCTAGAGGCACTCGTGGGTGTGGTCCGGTTccttttgggaccggttcaagccaaaccaggttttggaaCCGGTTCGGGTCTATATCACCCGATTCACAGGTATAAGAGTccagatttgaatccaaaccaGTCCTTTCCATCACTTGAGACTAGATTTGAATCAAGAATGCCCTTATATCATATCCAAGCCTGTGTTTCTTCTTTAACGCCACCACCTGAGCCGCCACCTTGA